The Malus sylvestris chromosome 3, drMalSylv7.2, whole genome shotgun sequence genomic sequence TTATTATTCACGAAAATATTGTGTTTATATACGCTTGGCACAATTTAATACTATTGCATGCTTTGTGGTGCAACTTCATCTTTTGTGGTGGTTCAGCCTATTTTGGATCCTAGTTCGGCCACTAAATAGAAActtgttaatatatatatatatatatatatatgataatcCATATGGTTCACAAATCAAGCAACCTTTACTCACCACTTGATTTGTCAAACGGAAAAGGTTCCTCTAAGTTGGAATAtgtcaaatatatatacacagatGGTTAATCATCTGtttaataagaaataaaatcTTTGTAAATTACTTGGCGTAGCTGTTTATTTTGCTTTCGGAGTATTACTTTTTTATTGTTCATTTAGATAAAGTTAAAACTGTTTATTTCCTTACGAACACATGATTCTTGCTCATGATTATTTGATGAAAAAGAGCCAAAACGCAAAGGCTAACGTCGACAGTGGCGAGACATAAGGACCAATACATACAGTGAagaaatcaagaaaaaaaagttagaaCTTCAAAGCAATTTAGCAAATGGTAAGATTACTGGAAACGCATTAAAGAATGAAAGAACAAATGAACCAGAAAGCATAGACACATAGCTTATAAGCCAAAAATATTGCAATATTGCCATCAATCGTCATTTAATTATGGATTATTTCAAGACAAGCCCTTGCAATTCATAATGACCAAGTACACTCAAGGCATCACAAAGAACCAATTCAATTCGAAACATAAGATACATGGAAACATAACGTAAGGAAAGAACTAGATGTGTATAAACTATGAAGCAAAGGATTGAATATGTCCTTCGCTTGAAGTATAAAGCAAAGGATTGAATATGTACTTCACTTAAAGTATAAAGCAAAGGATTGAATATGTTCTTCACTTAAACTATGAAGCAAAGGATCGAATATGTTCTTCACTTATTATGAGAAAGTTGGATCACAACTACTATGAATCAAAGGATCGAATATGTCCTTCAATTATTATGAGAAAGTTGGATCATAAGTTGTGTAAGGAAAAATGTTGTGAAAGTATTTCAAACCACATCTGGTGTATTGCAGCCGGCCAtcgtcatttttttttccttctatctACTTGAGAGAAAATTGAGAGAACATTCAGAACTCGATCGACATGGAAGGGAAGCTTGCAGAAACTGTGTTTACTTTTTCTGTTGAGGGAATACTGTCGAAAGTGGCGTCACTTGCTGCTCAAGAACTCAGTCTCGCTTGGGGTTTCAAAGCTGAACTCAAACGGCTTCGCCAGTCATTACTCAACATTCAGGATTTCTTGGGAGCTGTTTCCGACCAACCATAAGATCGGGTCAAGGCGGTGGAGGAGTGGGTGATGAAATTTAAAGGTATAGCTCATGATGCTGACGACGATCTGATGGATGAGTTCGACTACGAAGTGGTTCGCCGTAAAGTTGAACTCCAAAATCATATGAAGAGAAAGGTAATCAACTTCTTTTCACTCTCCAATCCACTtgcattttgtttgaaaatggcACATAAAATTCAGAAGATCAACCAGTCCTTGGTAGATCTCAAGGGCGAGGCCGCTTTCATTGGTCTAGTTTCCAAGAAAATAGATGCAACCCCTCAGGAATCTAGATGGGACAGACAAACCAACTCACTCATTGGCAGAGATGAAATAACCGTTGGAAGGGAAAAGGTTGTGTCAGAAATAGTCACAACCTTGACCGACTCCCGAAGCAACCAAGAAAATCTTGCGGTTATGGCCATCGTGGGAATGGGAGGCCTCGGTAAGACAACATTGGCCAGGTCAGTTTACAATGAGAATTCGATACACAAGTTCTTTGAAAAGAGAATATGGATTTGTGTATCGAACGCTTTTGATGTCAATTTAATTCTACTCCAGATGTCAGAATCTCTTAACCCTCCAAAAGCTCCTTCAAAAAATAACTAGAATGCAATTCTTACAAACCTGAAAGAAGAGTTGGAAGATAAAAGATACTTACTCGTACTTGATAATGTTTGGAATGAAGATCCTAAAAAATGGGAGAATTTGATGGAATGTTTGTCAAAGCTTTTTTTTGCTAAAGGATCCAAAATTGTTATCACTACTCGCAGTGGCAAAGTTGCATCAATCTCTGAAAAACTACTTCCACGACATGATGTGGGAAAACTTTCTGTGAATGAATGTTGGTCCATTATGAAAGATAGAGCTTTCCCCAATAGTAGTGCTCATATAGCTCCTGAGTTTCAAACAATTGGAAGGGAGATTGCTAAAAATTGTGGTGGTGTTCCATTAGTGGCAAATGTGCGtattattattaaggaaaactaatgaaaaagacttgaaaactttgaattttaattataaggacaaaataaagggtaaagtgaatagtatcatgattgactttttagtacaaaaatatgttttttcgttaaagtaaacagtaccgggagcttttcgttaaagttcccttattatTATGTATCATAACATGGAATTTgctccctttttatttttatttgtttacatgTTTTCATTTATAAATTAAGACAATACTTGCATCCGCACCATGGGGTACACCACCTTATCAATTAAATTAGTTAAGCGACTTAAATTGGATGAATTATTTTGTTATGACTCAAATTGGATTTGTTAGGCTATCTCCAATCTAATAGGTAATAGTTAAAACTTTAAAGTCAATTTTAATGTTAAATTTGACTCTAAAATTGACTTGGCTTGAACTATGTGTAGGAATTAGCTAGGATTGGTTAGGATTGGACTTTATTTTGTCTTATATTTGGTGTTaactttggattggaaagagGATAGTTCCTAAATTATTACCTGAGTGAAAATTAgtttcttaaattatttttctggaaaaattagtccttaaactaataaaaatatgtCAATTACATCGCTAATATTAGATTCGAAGTTAATATTCAACTTTTCGTTAATTTAAGTCATGtgacttgcatgtgatacacttTGGAGGTAGACTGGAAGGTGTTTATAGTTTAAAGACCTTTTTTTTTCCGAAGAATTGTGAAGAAATAGTGTATGAAATAaactttggagggtaaattagatgttagatttgTAACTTATATGCAATATTAAGGTCTTATATGCAAGAAAATGACAACATTACCCTCTAAAATGCATGAggtgacttaagttgacaaaaaattggataaaatagctttcaatataatattagagatgaaattatcagtttttatgaatttagggacttattttaccaaaaaaataattcaatgacctaattttcactgaagTGATAATTGTTTTTTTGAAAGGGGTTAAATAACGAAGTTTAAGGTGGTGCAAGTctggccacttagtactatgatctagtggtattcctcttcacttttaAGTTAAATGTATTAGGTTCGATTTACggcaaaggcaaatttgaatcacattattactagatTATTGTGAGACAAGCCCACCCCCTCCTCCTTAATGTAGACAATATCTTttctttaaaaacaaaaacaaaaaggtgGTGCAAGTCCGGATTAATCCGGTTCTTATATAGTCCCATGTTTAGCAAAAGGCGGATATGTGTTAAATAGGGTAATCCGGAAAGTTAATTCAGTGAAACAAACATACCTGAAGTGTTATGTCATACTCGATGCACATTAAATAAGAGTCAAATATAATGTTTGACGTCAAACGTATAGTCATATCTGACTATTTGAGacaaatttaaaatcaaatatgACTTTGCACTTAATTCTAGAGTCATaactcaaaatttttttatGCATCAGATAGAGTTGAGCcaaatttaatatttaagtttTATGTACATTGAAAATAGCCTTAGGTCATGTATTTTCTATACTGTTTTAGAACACCTTGAAAAGTTTATATCTAACTAAGAAACTATTTTTTGTTTCTGTCATATTTTTCTCCTTATTTTTCATCCGATATAAAAGAAATGGTGGAGAACATTATGCAGTTCGCACAGATCCAAAAATCGTTGTAGTCATAGTTAAACTACTTTACTCTATTAATCGATGGAAACTCAATAATTCAATCAACAGGTTTTGGGAGGCATTTTGCACACTAAAAAAAGTATTGAAGAATGGTCGATTTTTAAAGACAGTAGAATATGGGACAACCAAGGTcttaaatgccgataatatcggcgatatttcgccaatattatcggtttttcatggtaacgatattttaataggtatccaatgggttttcgtcaaaatatcgcgatatttccgaaactatcgcgatattttggaacTGTGCTAATCGGAGAAGAAcaggagaagaacgccggagcttctacagctccggccgactgtaaaagagcaccctagactccgatctaggtatcaaaatgaaatagaagacgagatgAATGTTTTTATAAAGTCCGTTTGCCGTGAAACAGTCTgaggtgttcggaaagttcgtcgacacccacggcctcgccggagatgggtgtgcctattcccgagccgatttcgtcccaaaaaccttgcaaaaacacgattttgaacttaaatttcacatataagctTCAATCTAGAATGGAAAGAGGCAAACCCGAAGCTTACATAACCGGAGAAATTCAAGAACCTCGCCGGAGTTCCTGCGTTCgccgagttgcagagacgagaaggagagggagaaagacgaggttgctgatgatgatgggtgtCTTCCTGAAGCAGGTAcgatggtgtgcgtgtgtgtatgtgggtctcggaccctcggtgcagagagaaagaagagagaaggcGCCGACGAGGGAGGAGCAGAAGGCAatgtgggagaaggatcgagagaccttgggtctctgtgcatgtgtgtgggagatctctgtgtgtgtgggggagaatggagaaggggaagaagggagatcagagaagagagaaggatcgagagagagagactgtgtgcgtgtgttgtgttgtgttgtgttgtgtgcgtgtgtggtggcatgtcggtgtgtgtgtgtggttgggtCATCTGACTCACACTCACCTGACAACTTTTACAATCACTTTTTacaatttcagaccatggaCAAAAATGAGTGCTTTCATAATGAAACCGTGTGCCACTGTGAgtctgtgatattctttcacattctcagaggtggagtatcagagccattcagagcattttcgtttcttcttcttcctttacccttttcaaagccattccagattcattccagagcttgaacacaaaggttccatatttaaagtaagtttacaaatttatatttatattattgtaatttatacaacaacaaaaaaaattgtgtggactcgtatgttaattttttaagtaattaatacttgcatgttaatttttgtaagtaattaagtaatgttaacaattacatgttaatttttttaagtaattaagtaatgttgtataattattccctaggataattttaatatgtttaatgttatttattattttattaatattaggtttgattatcaaattggattattattcattaatattaggtttttttttattatcaaattggattattatcaaattggattattcattaaattggattattattaaattggattattatcaaattggattattattcatcactatgttttatattaggattatttttttatcaaattggattattattcattaatattaggttttattattccatattatttttataattacttaaatttttacaatcattttctttacttcgtatttaattcttctgtagaataactttattatttaggttctcttatataaccgtcatcactactatattttttggccaaaaaataattgtctaattttcatgaaaaataaatataggtacgtttaagatgtccagtggagttactaaacgtgatccgcttgggaacatggagacccaatagacggaaacaaacatggcacaatttgcaaatattgtggtcgggtaatgaagagtggcggagtgacacgacttaagtaccatcttagtggattagatccagcaaaaaatgtccaacgatgcgataatgtccccccagaagtgaaggcattcctcagcacattattaaaaaataaaaaacaacagaAGGAAAcgataacacatggaatggaaaatattcgagctgggctacgaggagaagtctatggccaagcggttgacagtgatgatgatgacgatgaggacgaatgtgatgatgacatgggacctgaagaatgacgcagtttgaaacaagcattacgtgcctccaaataGTCAGCATGAGAAatagaacaccttcataaaattcctaatagagcacaaggtttcgggacaagtggtggtgcacaaatgagacggggaggcagtcttagagaatcacaaccaacaccaccaataaccacaagtttatataagttatccaaagcacgtcaaaagagtgtttggagttatttcactggaggtaatgtgaaggagggaatggggcgtctaattagtaagttctttatctatgaaaatgtccctgctgagaaatcatcatcacatcatttcaaaaatatggtagtgggatgtcaacaggccggtgttggagtacaacatcccactccctatgagataagaaacaaatatttggatatggagtataaagacattggcgagtatgttaacaagttgaggtcaaagtgggaaactaatggttgcacaatcatgtgtgacggatggactggcccgaccagattgtctatcataaacttcatggtatactccaagggaaagacaatttttttgaagtctgttgatgcttcagaccatataaagaactacaagtatatttacaaattattgagggatgtaatcatggaggtgggagagcataatgttgtctaagtcgtgaccgacaacggttctgcatttgtcaaagctggaaaaagttaatgaagcatcataatgtgttttggacatcatgtgcagcacattgtattgatctcatgtttgaggcaatggggaagagagagaatgttgctactgtggtaaaaagagctagaacgatcacaaattatatttacaatcaaggttggttgttggcaaagatgcatGAATTTTGGAAAGGAAacattattcgtccagctaccactcgattcaccaccaactatattgcattagacagcctacttaagaagaaagcagggttgaagcaactattcactagtgacgattgggccaaccacaatttgagccgcttaaatgcaggtcgtatggtggaaagtatagtgcttgatcatgctttttggacacaatcagaacatgtgtgccaagtgtttgaacctctttacaaagttttacgaatcgttgacacagaagtgtatcctactatgggggcaatatatgagttgatgcgtgtagtgaaggatgaattggaaagaaaacatggtgcaaggtgggtcataaagataattgaagaccgatggtataaaacattataccacgatttgcatgcagcaggtataaattatgtcataatttgcaattcatttctttagttgcataagtattatttctcttattagagtatgtgtttctttgaacagcatattatttgaatcctcgataccaatacagacccggtgttggagatgatgataCCCTTATACGTgatgtacataatgtatactctaaattagaccctgcatcaccagcagttggccaatttggaaatgaggtacacaattacttaaattataataattactttgttggattaaactaacatgatttattgaattcagctaacatggtttaaagatgcaagaagaacttttggagaaccaacatcagttgctgctcgaacaaaaatgtctcctagtgagtgtaaacatatttctcgataagtttataatagaatttgttggagttattaggcttaccgacattgtttttcattgtagctgaatggtggatcatgtatgagacagatgcaccaactgtgagaaagttagcaatcaaagtattatcacaaacagcttcttcatctgcttgtgaaagaaattggagcacatttgcactcatacacacaaagcaaagaaataggttggctcatagtcggttggaaaaattagtttattactACTaaaacatgaagcttcaaattcgggataaggaagcagaaatagatcatgtcgactgTGGTGACctactagatgtgtttgatattgttgctgaagatgatgatacagagggtaaccaactttatcaatggattagacctcttcatttagatgatgatgaaggcaacccagctcccatagttgctgaagaagcacgtaatgaagggataaatgtagaaagagtattagcggaggaggtgggatctagcagcgctgactctttggaagaacatttgcgcccaagac encodes the following:
- the LOC126616561 gene encoding uncharacterized protein LOC126616561 — protein: MKHHNVFWTSCAAHCIDLMFEAMGKRENVATVVKRARTITNYIYNQGWLLAKMHEFWKGNIIRPATTRFTTNYIALDSLLKKKAGLKQLFTSDDWANHNLSRLNAGRMVESIVLDHAFWTQSEHVCQVFEPLYKVLRIVDTEVYPTMGAIYELMRVVKDELERKHGARWVIKIIEDRWYKTLYHDLHAAAYYLNPRYQYRPGVGDDDTLIRDVHNVYSKLDPASPAVGQFGNELTWFKDARRTFGEPTSVAARTKMSPTEWWIMYETDAPTVRKLAIKVLSQTASSSACERNWSTFALIHTKQRNRLAHSRLEKLVYYY